From Thermogemmata fonticola, one genomic window encodes:
- a CDS encoding ROK family transcriptional regulator: protein MIAGMRGQNVAKWVRLNGRSKAEALPRPSLVGRLNERLVLQLLQNRGPLSRAEVVRASGLSAPTVSKAVASLLRAGLVEEVEEGVTAESSRGRPAVKVRLARSRVQVLGVAVDAGHCWVAAAGLDGTLRQPVRRVVTPGSYEQLLAVLEEAARDLMEAEVQTLGLGMSLPGLVDDRAGRGILSPNVPMTNGHTPAADLGRRLGLPAVLLQESHALCLAERHYGLAQQVDDFAVLDVATGVGLGVMLGGRLFTGHNGLAGEIGHMTVVTEGGRRCGCGNNGCLETVVSDTALAWQASQKLGRPVGGDEVVELARRGQIDLSAELDGMASYLALAVAAVINIFNPAAVFIHTPLFDIEPDLLDRVIARAQQRALPPSFQQCRILRAQGTKYQGAIAGIIEALTDAVAPRIT from the coding sequence ATGATAGCGGGTATGCGAGGGCAGAATGTAGCCAAATGGGTCAGGCTCAATGGTCGGAGCAAGGCGGAAGCATTGCCACGACCGTCGCTGGTGGGCCGGCTGAACGAGCGGTTGGTGTTACAGTTGTTGCAGAACCGCGGTCCACTGTCGCGGGCGGAGGTGGTTCGTGCCAGCGGCCTAAGTGCACCGACGGTGTCGAAGGCGGTGGCGTCGTTGCTGCGTGCGGGGCTGGTGGAAGAGGTGGAAGAAGGGGTCACGGCGGAGTCGAGTCGGGGCCGGCCAGCGGTGAAGGTGCGCCTGGCGCGTTCGCGGGTCCAAGTTCTGGGTGTAGCGGTGGACGCGGGGCATTGCTGGGTGGCGGCAGCAGGATTGGATGGGACGCTGCGCCAGCCAGTCCGCCGAGTGGTGACACCGGGGAGCTACGAACAACTTCTGGCTGTGCTTGAGGAAGCAGCACGGGACTTGATGGAGGCCGAGGTGCAGACTTTGGGGTTAGGGATGAGTTTGCCGGGACTGGTCGATGATCGGGCCGGGCGGGGGATTTTGTCCCCGAACGTGCCGATGACCAACGGCCACACACCGGCGGCGGACTTGGGGCGCCGCTTGGGTTTGCCCGCTGTCCTGTTGCAGGAATCCCATGCGTTGTGCCTCGCGGAACGGCATTACGGCTTGGCCCAGCAGGTGGACGATTTCGCCGTGTTGGATGTGGCCACTGGGGTGGGTCTGGGCGTGATGCTTGGCGGTCGGCTGTTTACCGGGCATAACGGCCTGGCGGGGGAAATTGGCCACATGACGGTCGTGACGGAGGGGGGGCGGCGCTGCGGCTGCGGCAACAACGGCTGTCTGGAAACGGTAGTCAGCGATACTGCCCTCGCTTGGCAGGCGTCGCAGAAGCTCGGGCGCCCGGTGGGAGGGGATGAAGTCGTCGAACTGGCCCGCCGTGGCCAAATCGATCTGTCCGCGGAGCTGGACGGTATGGCCAGCTATCTCGCGTTAGCTGTCGCCGCTGTGATCAACATTTTCAACCCCGCCGCGGTCTTTATTCACACTCCCCTGTTTGACATCGAACCCGACTTGTTGGATCGGGTGATCGCACGGGCGCAGCAACGGGCCTTACCGCCT